From Micromonospora sp. NBC_01699, a single genomic window includes:
- a CDS encoding LLM class F420-dependent oxidoreductase, producing the protein MRLGLSLGYQTASSTPADHLLLAREADRLGYSVVWAAEAYGSDSPSMLAWIAGQTERIDLGAAVMQIPARTPAVTAMTAATIDTLSGGRFRLGLGVSGPQVSEGWHGVRFAKPLARTREYVDIVKLALARKPVEYDGAHYRLPLPDGPGKALRLGFHPYREHVPIYLAAVGPKNLELAGEIADGWLAVFFAPEFAAEQLASVAAGRAKVGRELAGFDVVPSVPLVLGDDVAASAELVRAYAALYVGGMGSREQNFYNQLATRMGYGDAAREVQDLYLARRQRDAAAAVPLEFIDRTSLLGPKERIADRMAEYAAAGVTTLSVTLFVADVEHGIRALRTAAEALDLSGVGE; encoded by the coding sequence GTGCGACTCGGGCTCAGCCTCGGCTACCAGACGGCGTCGAGCACGCCGGCCGATCATCTGCTTCTGGCCAGGGAGGCGGACCGGCTCGGCTACTCGGTGGTCTGGGCCGCCGAGGCGTACGGGTCCGACTCGCCCAGCATGCTCGCCTGGATCGCCGGGCAGACCGAGCGGATCGACCTCGGCGCGGCGGTGATGCAGATCCCGGCACGTACCCCGGCGGTGACCGCGATGACGGCGGCCACCATCGACACCCTCTCCGGCGGCCGGTTCCGGCTCGGCCTGGGCGTCTCCGGTCCGCAGGTCTCCGAGGGCTGGCACGGCGTGCGTTTCGCCAAGCCGCTCGCCCGCACCAGGGAGTACGTGGACATCGTCAAGCTGGCGCTGGCCCGCAAGCCGGTCGAGTACGACGGCGCCCACTACCGGCTGCCGCTGCCCGACGGACCGGGCAAGGCGCTGCGGCTCGGCTTCCACCCGTACCGCGAGCACGTGCCGATCTACCTCGCCGCGGTCGGGCCGAAGAACCTGGAACTCGCCGGTGAGATCGCCGACGGCTGGTTGGCCGTCTTCTTCGCACCCGAGTTCGCCGCCGAGCAACTGGCCTCGGTCGCCGCCGGACGGGCGAAGGTGGGCAGGGAACTGGCCGGCTTCGACGTCGTACCGAGCGTCCCGCTGGTGCTCGGCGACGACGTCGCCGCCTCCGCCGAGCTGGTCCGCGCGTACGCCGCGCTCTACGTCGGCGGCATGGGCAGCCGGGAGCAGAACTTCTACAACCAGCTCGCCACCCGGATGGGCTACGGCGACGCCGCCCGCGAGGTGCAGGACCTCTACCTCGCCCGGCGGCAGCGGGACGCGGCGGCGGCGGTGCCGCTGGAGTTCATCGACCGGACCTCGCTGCTCGGGCCCAAGGAGCGGATCGCCGACCGGATGGCCGAGTACGCCGCCGCCGGGGTCACCACCCTGTCGGTGACCCTCTTCGTCGCCGACGTCGAGCACGGAATACGGGCCCTGCGGACCGCAGCCGAGGCGCTGGACCTGTCCGGGGTGGGAGAGTGA
- a CDS encoding DUF5703 family protein: MDYEYAPLRLPSNVDRMTAAAQLAIQAEFSGWELARVRLFRDGTRQVVLRRRLAQTSQPGLSY, translated from the coding sequence ATGGACTACGAATACGCACCGCTACGGTTGCCGTCGAACGTCGATCGGATGACCGCCGCGGCTCAACTGGCGATCCAGGCCGAGTTCTCCGGTTGGGAGCTGGCCCGGGTGCGACTGTTCCGGGACGGGACGCGGCAGGTGGTACTGCGTCGCCGCCTGGCACAAACGTCGCAACCGGGCCTCTCCTACTGA
- a CDS encoding aldo/keto reductase, with protein MQQRPLGRSGLAVSRLALGTMTWGRDTDADDAAAQLKSFLDAGGNLVDTADVYSDGDAESVIGSLLGTLVPREDLLIATKAGLRPGSSRRRDGSRGHLLRTLDASLRRLGTDHVDLWQVHGYDPDTPLEETLAALDHAVTSGRVRYVGVSNFSGWQTARAATWQAAFPGRAPVIAAQVEYSLLERGIEREVLPACAGLGLGVLPWSPLGRGVLTGKYRHGRPADSRAASPHFERFVASYLEPRCSSIVEAVATAAGGLGVSPLEVALAWVRDRPGVVAPILGARTVGQLLGALQVERMTLPTEIARALDDVSAVPLGYPERDG; from the coding sequence ATGCAACAGCGACCGCTCGGCCGAAGCGGGCTGGCGGTTTCGCGGCTCGCGCTCGGCACCATGACCTGGGGTCGGGATACCGATGCCGACGATGCGGCCGCCCAACTCAAGAGCTTTCTCGATGCCGGTGGGAATCTGGTCGATACCGCCGACGTCTATTCCGACGGTGACGCGGAGTCGGTGATCGGGTCCCTGCTGGGCACCCTGGTCCCCCGCGAGGACCTGCTGATCGCGACGAAGGCCGGGCTGCGTCCGGGGTCGTCGCGCCGCCGGGACGGCTCGCGCGGCCACCTGCTGCGCACCCTGGACGCCTCGCTGCGCCGGCTGGGCACCGACCACGTGGACCTGTGGCAGGTGCACGGTTACGACCCGGACACCCCGCTGGAGGAGACCCTCGCCGCGCTGGACCACGCGGTGACCAGCGGCCGGGTCCGGTACGTCGGGGTGTCGAACTTCTCCGGCTGGCAGACCGCGCGGGCCGCGACCTGGCAGGCGGCGTTTCCCGGCCGGGCGCCGGTGATCGCCGCCCAGGTGGAGTACTCGCTGCTGGAGCGCGGGATCGAGCGCGAGGTGCTGCCCGCCTGCGCCGGCCTCGGCCTGGGGGTGCTGCCCTGGTCGCCGCTGGGCCGGGGCGTGCTGACCGGTAAGTACCGGCATGGTCGGCCGGCCGACTCGCGGGCGGCCTCGCCGCACTTCGAGCGCTTCGTCGCCAGCTACCTGGAGCCGCGCTGTTCGAGCATCGTCGAGGCGGTCGCGACGGCCGCCGGCGGGCTCGGTGTGTCGCCCCTGGAGGTGGCCCTGGCCTGGGTACGGGACCGGCCCGGCGTGGTCGCCCCGATCCTCGGCGCCCGCACGGTCGGGCAGTTGCTGGGCGCGTTGCAGGTCGAGCGGATGACCCTGCCGACGGAGATCGCCCGCGCCCTGGACGACGTGTCGGCGGTGCCGCTCGGCTATCCGGAGCGGGACGGCTGA
- a CDS encoding undecaprenyl-diphosphate phosphatase, with amino-acid sequence MSWIEAIVLGIVQGLTEFLPVSSSAHLRITSAIFFDRDAGASFTAVTQLGTEAAVLLYFGKDIWRITRTWVVGIWDRSVRSELDYRMGWYVIVGSIPIGVFGLVFKDQIRTAARNLWLVATVLIVFAFVLAFAEYWGRQTRTIRDFTMRDGVVMGLAQAAALVPGVSRSGGTLTAGLFLNLTREAAARYSFLLAIPAVVMSGLFSVPDVFDNSGDGSIPTAAQMIVATVIAFGVGYVSIAWLLRYVAHHTLYAFVLYRVALGSLVLALLITGTISAT; translated from the coding sequence ATGAGCTGGATCGAAGCGATAGTGCTCGGCATCGTGCAGGGGCTGACCGAGTTCCTGCCGGTGAGTTCGTCGGCGCACCTGCGGATCACCTCGGCGATCTTCTTCGACCGGGACGCCGGCGCCTCGTTCACCGCGGTCACCCAGCTCGGCACCGAGGCGGCCGTACTGCTCTACTTCGGCAAGGACATCTGGCGGATCACCCGGACCTGGGTGGTCGGGATCTGGGACCGGTCGGTCCGCAGCGAGCTGGACTACCGGATGGGCTGGTACGTCATCGTCGGCTCGATCCCGATCGGGGTCTTCGGACTGGTGTTCAAGGATCAGATCCGGACCGCCGCGCGGAACCTGTGGCTGGTCGCCACCGTCTTGATCGTCTTCGCCTTCGTGCTCGCCTTCGCCGAGTACTGGGGTCGGCAGACCCGGACGATCAGGGACTTCACCATGCGCGACGGCGTGGTGATGGGTCTGGCCCAGGCGGCGGCGCTGGTGCCCGGCGTGTCCCGCTCGGGCGGCACCCTCACCGCCGGGCTGTTCCTCAACCTGACCCGCGAGGCAGCCGCCCGGTACTCCTTCCTGCTGGCCATTCCGGCGGTGGTGATGTCCGGCCTGTTCAGCGTCCCGGACGTCTTCGACAACAGCGGCGACGGCTCCATCCCGACCGCCGCGCAGATGATCGTGGCGACCGTGATCGCGTTCGGGGTCGGCTACGTCTCCATCGCCTGGCTGCTGCGCTACGTCGCCCACCACACCCTGTACGCCTTCGTGCTCTACCGGGTGGCGCTGGGCAGCCTGGTACTGGCCCTGTTGATCACCGGCACCATCAGCGCCACCTGA